The following are encoded in a window of Saccharothrix longispora genomic DNA:
- a CDS encoding dihydrodipicolinate synthase family protein has translation MTTVRLPDADRTFRSHRLGDPRTWDVGPFTSRVAFAAAHVVADPFGGNAPGAPARLDWDATLAYREHLWAHGFGVAEAMDTAQRGVGLDWATALELIRRSASLAASGTGRRLVAGVGTDHDTADPLTAYREQLADVVEAGARPVLMCSRKLAAAARGPEDYLKVYSALLEEVDRPVVLHWLGTAFDPALEGYWGSSDVGEATGHFLDLVRAHAGKVDGVKVSLLDAAHEVGLRRALPEGVRCYTGDDFAYPELVAGDEVGHSDALLGVLDAIAPAASTALRLLDAGDVPRYHEVLEPTAALSRHVFGAPTFHYKTGVVFLAWVCGFQDAFTMVGGMQSARDVVHLGEVLRLADLAGLLPDPELAATRWARLLDVLT, from the coding sequence GTGACCACCGTGCGGCTGCCGGATGCGGACAGGACGTTCCGATCGCACCGGCTGGGCGACCCGCGTACGTGGGACGTCGGCCCGTTCACGTCACGCGTCGCGTTCGCGGCGGCGCACGTGGTGGCCGACCCGTTCGGCGGGAACGCGCCGGGCGCGCCCGCCCGCCTGGACTGGGACGCCACGCTGGCGTACCGGGAGCACCTGTGGGCGCACGGGTTCGGCGTGGCCGAGGCCATGGACACCGCGCAGCGCGGCGTGGGCCTGGACTGGGCCACCGCGCTGGAGCTGATCAGGCGCTCGGCGTCGCTCGCCGCGTCGGGGACGGGCAGGCGGCTGGTCGCCGGCGTCGGCACCGACCACGACACCGCCGACCCGCTCACCGCCTACCGCGAGCAGCTCGCTGACGTGGTCGAGGCGGGCGCGCGGCCCGTCCTGATGTGCAGCCGCAAGCTCGCCGCCGCCGCGCGCGGCCCCGAGGACTACCTGAAGGTGTACTCCGCGCTGCTGGAGGAGGTCGACCGGCCGGTGGTGCTGCACTGGCTGGGGACGGCGTTCGACCCGGCGCTGGAGGGCTACTGGGGGTCGTCGGACGTCGGCGAGGCCACCGGGCACTTCCTCGACCTGGTCCGCGCCCACGCCGGCAAGGTGGACGGCGTCAAGGTGTCGCTGCTCGACGCCGCGCACGAGGTGGGCCTGCGCCGCGCGCTGCCCGAGGGCGTGCGCTGCTACACCGGTGACGACTTCGCCTATCCGGAGCTGGTCGCGGGCGACGAGGTCGGGCACAGCGACGCGCTGCTGGGTGTTCTCGACGCCATCGCGCCCGCCGCGTCCACCGCGCTGCGCCTGCTCGACGCGGGCGACGTCCCGCGGTACCACGAGGTGCTGGAACCGACCGCCGCGCTGTCGCGGCACGTGTTCGGCGCGCCGACGTTCCACTACAAGACCGGCGTGGTGTTCCTGGCCTGGGTGTGCGGGTTCCAGGACGCGTTCACGATGGTCGGCGGGATGCAGTCCGCGCGCGACGTCGTCCACCTGGGGGAGGTGCTGCGGCTGGCCGACCTGGCGGGCCTGCTGCCCGACCCGGAGCTCGCCGCGACGCGGTGGGCCCGGCTGCTGGACGTGCTGACGTGA
- a CDS encoding serine hydrolase, whose amino-acid sequence MDINRRFALGLGSAAAATAVLGTAGTASAQAERTEADWDALIPTTAELARRKIAFKYGVATLLAGGTWSSHIGVADPDCAVKPAVEDHADRVVEAYSVNKIAVAVAVLDKVDRGLLRLDQRVDVTADIVIHDTDGIFGLDGAYPSSVTLGHVLATLLTVSDNTCVRLCGLVVPALELNEILRGKGFTHTQVVPVANPNRFFLGTTTPRETSALLQKLVKGELLSAASTAYLLNVLRSLTSFTDGVRLELSSQERLNVATKAGWFEDGRNEAGVVFDANGKAIVTYALFASGAFRGDQAVNAGNYGATHPALRARAALGRSMYDSVLRITTNATRAYRARPHHPWIGA is encoded by the coding sequence ATGGACATCAACCGCAGGTTCGCGCTCGGGCTCGGCTCGGCGGCGGCCGCGACGGCCGTGCTGGGCACGGCCGGCACCGCGTCCGCCCAGGCGGAGCGGACCGAGGCGGACTGGGACGCGCTGATCCCGACGACGGCCGAGCTGGCCCGGCGGAAGATCGCGTTCAAGTACGGCGTGGCGACGCTGCTCGCCGGCGGCACGTGGTCGTCCCACATCGGCGTGGCCGACCCGGACTGCGCGGTGAAGCCCGCCGTCGAGGACCACGCGGACCGCGTCGTCGAGGCGTACAGCGTGAACAAGATCGCGGTGGCCGTCGCGGTGCTCGACAAGGTCGACCGGGGCCTGCTGCGGCTGGACCAGCGGGTCGACGTGACGGCGGACATCGTCATCCACGACACCGACGGCATCTTCGGCCTGGACGGCGCCTACCCGAGTTCGGTCACCCTGGGGCACGTCCTGGCGACCCTGTTGACGGTCTCGGACAACACGTGCGTGCGGTTGTGCGGCCTGGTCGTGCCCGCGCTGGAGCTGAACGAGATCCTGCGCGGCAAGGGCTTCACGCACACGCAGGTCGTGCCGGTGGCCAACCCGAACCGCTTCTTCCTCGGCACCACCACGCCGCGCGAGACGTCCGCGCTGCTGCAGAAGCTCGTGAAGGGCGAGCTGCTGTCCGCCGCGTCGACCGCGTACCTGCTGAACGTCCTGCGGTCGCTGACGTCGTTCACCGACGGCGTCCGGCTGGAGCTGTCCTCGCAGGAGCGGCTGAACGTGGCCACCAAGGCGGGCTGGTTCGAGGACGGCCGCAACGAGGCCGGCGTCGTGTTCGACGCCAACGGCAAGGCGATCGTCACCTACGCCCTGTTCGCCTCGGGCGCGTTCCGCGGCGACCAGGCCGTGAACGCCGGCAACTACGGCGCGACCCACCCGGCGCTCCGCGCGAGGGCCGCCCTGGGCCGCAGCATGTACGACTCGGTCCTGCGCATCACCACGAACGCCACCCGCGCCTACCGCGCCCGTCCGCACCACCCCTGGATCGGCGCCTGA
- a CDS encoding carboxymuconolactone decarboxylase family protein: MAHIELDNPLPGIAGLMTYRPETAGPLAELAEVLLRGPSTLSRGERELIAAHVSELNSCTFCASSHAAFAAAQLPGDHEPSPKLSALLHVAAAVAESGRAVTAELVARAREAGATDLELHDTVLIAAAFCMMNRYVDGLGTWAPDDPAAYAAMAPRIVAEGYRALR, translated from the coding sequence ATGGCCCACATCGAGCTGGACAACCCGCTCCCCGGCATCGCCGGGCTCATGACCTACCGCCCCGAGACCGCCGGACCGCTCGCCGAGCTGGCCGAGGTGCTGCTGCGCGGCCCGAGCACCCTGTCCCGGGGGGAGCGGGAGCTGATCGCCGCGCACGTGTCGGAGCTGAACTCGTGCACGTTCTGCGCCTCGTCGCACGCCGCGTTCGCCGCCGCGCAGCTCCCCGGGGACCACGAGCCGTCACCGAAGCTGTCGGCGTTGCTTCACGTCGCGGCCGCGGTGGCCGAGAGCGGGCGCGCGGTCACCGCCGAGCTGGTCGCGAGGGCCAGGGAGGCCGGCGCGACCGACTTGGAGCTGCACGACACCGTCCTGATCGCCGCGGCGTTCTGCATGATGAACCGCTACGTGGACGGGCTGGGCACGTGGGCGCCGGACGACCCCGCCGCGTACGCCGCGATGGCCCCGCGGATCGTGGCCGAGGGCTACCGCGCGCTGCGCTGA
- a CDS encoding AraC family transcriptional regulator has product MQWTRYWRAADQPLEAMHAHFTSHRYHRHSHDAYSFGVTEQGVQAFRCRGGAHTSTAGMVLAFNPDEAHDGRTGAEDGFTYRIVHIGPDLVADLVPRLPLFRDPVVRSPALAGALRDLHAALREGALARDEHLVRAVRAMAAHVTPLPGPATAHGDPGPARDLVEAHYADDLTPADLVEATGLSRFALYRAYRARYGLSPSEHQRQRRLREARRLLADGVRPAEAAAAAGFADQAHLTRWFRRCYGVTPGAYARAATR; this is encoded by the coding sequence GTGCAGTGGACGCGCTACTGGCGGGCGGCCGACCAGCCGCTGGAGGCGATGCACGCCCACTTCACGTCGCACCGCTACCACCGGCACAGCCACGACGCCTACTCCTTCGGGGTGACCGAGCAGGGCGTGCAGGCGTTCCGCTGCCGGGGCGGGGCGCACACCAGCACGGCGGGCATGGTGCTCGCCTTCAACCCCGACGAGGCGCACGACGGCCGCACCGGCGCCGAGGACGGCTTCACCTACCGAATCGTCCACATCGGACCGGATCTGGTCGCGGACCTGGTGCCCCGGCTGCCGCTGTTCCGCGACCCGGTGGTGCGCTCCCCCGCCCTGGCCGGCGCCCTGCGCGACCTGCACGCCGCCCTGCGCGAGGGCGCGCTGGCGCGGGACGAGCACCTGGTGCGGGCGGTCCGGGCGATGGCGGCCCACGTGACCCCGCTGCCCGGTCCGGCGACCGCGCACGGCGACCCGGGCCCGGCGCGGGACCTGGTCGAGGCGCACTACGCGGACGACCTGACGCCGGCGGACCTGGTCGAGGCGACGGGCCTGAGCCGCTTCGCCCTCTACCGCGCCTACCGCGCCCGGTACGGCCTGTCACCCAGCGAGCACCAGCGCCAGCGGCGGCTGCGCGAGGCCCGGCGGCTCCTGGCGGACGGAGTGCGACCGGCGGAGGCGGCGGCCGCGGCCGGGTTCGCCGACCAGGCCCACCTGACCCGCTGGTTCCGGCGCTGCTACGGCGTCACGCCCGGCGCCTACGCCCGCGCCGCGACCCGCTGA
- a CDS encoding glycoside hydrolase family 9 protein: MRSLPSPRWRRRTTATLALVAVSGALAAGTAQAADYERLINGTFSSGTADPWWAGTGVTNRLTNGELCAAVPGGTANPWDALIGQNGVPFEAGQSYTMKFDARATTPQPITANLGEGVSPYRGIASHTVQLTTTKQTFSFTFTSELDFPDAGSGQATFQLGGQAAANTVCVDNVSLVGGVKPPGGDPAVPAKKVNVDQVGYVPGLPKQATLTTDATAAQTWVLKNAGGTTVATGQTTPKGLDADSGDRTHLIDFSSYDTVGTGYTLTVGTETSFPFDIGTDQVKKLRYDSLAYFYHNRSGIEIEAQYVGDEYARPAGHLNVAPNKGDDAVPCLTGLDCGYTLDVRGGWYDAGDHGKYVVNGGISAWQVLNTYERAKLIGDAAALGDGKLRIPESANGVPDILDEARWEVEFLLKMQAPDGMVHHKIHDVNWTGLPLLPHQDPQARRLSATSTAATLNTAAVAAQAARIWKTIDPAFSAKAQAAAVRAYAAAKANPAKIADPNDGTGGGAYSDPDVTDEFYWAAVELFTTTGEASYRTDVTSSAHFKGASLNNRGFDWGATGPLGDITLALVPNGLPAADVAAIKAKFVSVADGHLSQMAAQGYPAPYRPTEGYDWGSNGLVTNNISVLALAHDFTGAAKYREGVFQGLHYLLGRNPLSYSYVTGYGEQAVRNVHHRHWANQLDPTLPIAPPGALSGGPNSALQDPIAARLLQGCAPQKCFVDHIEAYSVNEVTVNWNSAFAWVANWAAEKVTTAPPVDTTPPSRPGAPTASEITSTGFKLAWTPSSDAESGVREYQVVSVEGDALRVLATTTSPSATVTGLRQDTAYTLYVTAKNGAGLSSQSTQVVVRTKSDVPTGSCKVKWQATTWNGGMSANLTITNTGTQAWTSWKLEFTLPGTQKITQGWSANWSQSGQAATATNMPWNGNVGGGGTAGIGFNSSGSGSGEPTDFRVNGQSCTKG, from the coding sequence ATGAGATCGCTTCCCTCCCCCCGGTGGCGCCGTCGGACCACCGCAACCCTCGCCCTCGTGGCGGTGAGCGGCGCGCTGGCCGCCGGAACGGCCCAGGCGGCCGATTACGAGCGGCTGATCAACGGCACGTTCAGCAGCGGCACCGCCGACCCGTGGTGGGCCGGCACCGGCGTCACCAACCGGCTCACCAACGGTGAGCTGTGCGCGGCCGTCCCCGGCGGCACCGCCAACCCGTGGGACGCACTGATCGGCCAGAACGGCGTGCCGTTCGAGGCCGGCCAGTCGTACACGATGAAGTTCGACGCCCGCGCCACCACGCCGCAGCCGATCACGGCGAACCTCGGCGAGGGCGTCAGCCCCTACCGGGGCATCGCCTCGCACACCGTGCAGCTGACGACCACCAAGCAGACGTTCAGCTTCACCTTCACCTCGGAGCTGGACTTCCCCGACGCGGGCAGCGGCCAGGCGACGTTCCAGCTCGGCGGGCAGGCGGCGGCCAACACGGTCTGCGTGGACAACGTCTCCCTGGTCGGCGGCGTGAAGCCGCCGGGCGGCGACCCTGCCGTGCCGGCGAAGAAGGTCAACGTCGACCAGGTCGGCTACGTGCCGGGCCTGCCCAAGCAGGCGACCCTGACGACGGACGCGACCGCGGCGCAGACGTGGGTGCTGAAGAACGCCGGCGGCACCACCGTGGCCACCGGCCAGACCACCCCGAAGGGCCTGGACGCGGACTCCGGCGACCGGACGCACCTGATCGACTTCTCGTCCTACGACACGGTCGGCACCGGCTACACGCTGACGGTCGGCACGGAGACGAGCTTCCCGTTCGACATCGGGACCGACCAGGTCAAGAAGCTGCGCTACGACTCGCTGGCGTACTTCTACCACAACCGCAGCGGCATCGAGATCGAGGCGCAGTACGTCGGGGACGAGTACGCGCGCCCCGCCGGCCACCTCAACGTCGCGCCGAACAAGGGCGACGACGCCGTCCCCTGCCTCACCGGCCTCGACTGCGGTTACACGCTCGACGTGCGCGGCGGCTGGTACGACGCGGGCGACCACGGCAAGTACGTCGTCAACGGCGGCATCTCGGCGTGGCAGGTGCTCAACACCTACGAGCGGGCGAAGCTGATCGGCGACGCCGCCGCGCTGGGCGACGGCAAGCTGCGCATCCCGGAGAGCGCCAACGGCGTCCCGGACATCCTGGACGAGGCCCGCTGGGAGGTCGAGTTCCTGCTCAAGATGCAGGCGCCCGACGGCATGGTCCACCACAAGATCCACGACGTGAACTGGACCGGCCTCCCCCTGCTGCCGCACCAGGACCCGCAGGCCCGGCGGCTGTCCGCGACCAGCACGGCCGCGACGCTGAACACGGCCGCGGTGGCCGCGCAGGCCGCCCGCATCTGGAAGACGATCGACCCGGCGTTCTCGGCCAAGGCGCAGGCGGCGGCCGTGCGGGCGTACGCGGCGGCCAAGGCGAACCCGGCCAAGATCGCCGACCCGAACGACGGCACCGGCGGCGGCGCGTACAGCGACCCGGACGTCACCGACGAGTTCTACTGGGCCGCGGTGGAGCTGTTCACCACCACCGGTGAGGCGTCCTACCGCACCGACGTCACGTCGTCGGCGCACTTCAAGGGCGCGAGCCTGAACAACCGCGGCTTCGACTGGGGCGCCACGGGCCCGCTCGGCGACATCACGCTCGCCCTGGTGCCCAACGGCCTGCCGGCGGCGGACGTGGCGGCGATCAAGGCGAAGTTCGTCTCCGTCGCCGACGGCCACCTGTCGCAGATGGCGGCCCAGGGCTACCCGGCCCCGTACCGCCCGACCGAGGGCTACGACTGGGGCTCCAACGGCCTGGTGACCAACAACATCTCGGTGCTGGCGCTGGCGCACGACTTCACCGGCGCCGCCAAGTACCGCGAGGGCGTGTTCCAGGGCCTGCACTACCTGCTGGGCCGCAACCCGCTGTCGTACTCCTACGTCACGGGCTACGGCGAGCAGGCGGTGCGCAACGTGCACCACCGGCACTGGGCGAACCAGCTGGACCCGACCCTGCCGATCGCGCCGCCCGGCGCGCTCTCGGGCGGTCCGAACAGCGCGCTGCAGGACCCGATCGCCGCGCGCCTGCTCCAGGGCTGCGCGCCGCAGAAGTGCTTCGTCGACCACATCGAGGCGTACTCGGTCAACGAGGTCACGGTGAACTGGAACTCGGCGTTCGCGTGGGTCGCCAACTGGGCCGCGGAGAAGGTCACCACCGCTCCCCCGGTCGACACCACGCCCCCGTCGCGGCCCGGCGCGCCCACCGCGTCGGAGATCACCTCCACGGGCTTCAAGCTCGCGTGGACGCCGTCGTCGGACGCCGAGAGCGGCGTGCGCGAGTACCAGGTCGTGTCGGTGGAGGGTGACGCGCTGCGCGTGCTCGCCACCACCACCTCGCCCTCGGCGACCGTCACCGGCCTGCGCCAGGACACCGCGTACACGCTGTACGTGACGGCCAAGAACGGCGCGGGCCTGTCCTCGCAGTCCACGCAGGTGGTCGTGCGGACCAAGTCGGACGTGCCGACGGGGTCGTGCAAGGTGAAGTGGCAGGCCACCACGTGGAACGGCGGCATGTCGGCCAACCTCACGATCACCAACACCGGCACCCAGGCGTGGACGTCGTGGAAGCTGGAGTTCACGCTGCCCGGCACGCAGAAGATCACGCAGGGCTGGTCGGCGAACTGGTCCCAGTCGGGCCAGGCCGCGACCGCGACGAACATGCCGTGGAACGGCAACGTCGGCGGTGGCGGCACGGCCGGCATCGGCTTCAACTCCTCCGGCAGCGGCTCGGGTGAACCGACCGACTTCCGGGTGAACGGCCAGTCCTGCACCAAGGGCTGA
- a CDS encoding Gfo/Idh/MocA family protein: MAVRTIGIALNGVTGRMGYRQHLVRSVLALRERGGVRVGDDVLVPEPLLVGRNADKLKEIAQRHDLPRWTTDLDAALGDPDVAVYFDAQVTSAHVPALTAAIAAGKHVYCEKPVAATPEEVAELARLADAAGVKHGVVADKLYLPGIRKLRRLVDGGFFGRVLSVRGEFGYWVFEGDWQAAQRPSWNYRAEDGGGIVVDMFCHWSYLLEGVFGRKVEAVTARAVTHLPTRWDERGEPYEATADDAAYAVFELADGLVAQVNSSWATRVHRDELVEFQVDGTLGSAVAGLRRCVAQPRAVTPKPVWDPDVPSSIDFRSQWQEVPDNGVFDNGFLVQWEEFLRHVAGGAPFGHDFRSGARGVRLAALGLESSRTGRRIEVPA; encoded by the coding sequence ATGGCTGTGCGGACGATCGGCATCGCGTTGAACGGCGTCACCGGGCGCATGGGGTACCGCCAGCACCTGGTGCGCTCGGTCCTGGCGCTGCGCGAACGCGGCGGCGTGCGGGTGGGCGACGACGTCCTGGTGCCCGAGCCGCTGCTGGTCGGCCGCAACGCCGACAAGCTCAAGGAGATCGCCCAGCGGCACGACCTGCCCCGCTGGACCACCGACCTGGACGCGGCGCTCGGCGACCCCGACGTGGCCGTGTACTTCGACGCGCAGGTGACGTCCGCGCACGTCCCGGCGCTGACCGCGGCCATCGCGGCGGGCAAGCACGTCTACTGCGAGAAGCCCGTCGCGGCCACGCCCGAGGAGGTCGCCGAGCTGGCCCGGCTGGCCGACGCGGCGGGCGTGAAGCACGGCGTGGTCGCCGACAAGCTGTACCTGCCGGGCATCCGCAAGCTGCGCCGGCTAGTGGACGGCGGCTTCTTCGGTCGCGTGCTCTCGGTGCGCGGCGAGTTCGGCTACTGGGTGTTCGAGGGCGACTGGCAGGCCGCGCAGCGCCCGTCGTGGAACTACCGGGCCGAGGACGGCGGCGGCATCGTGGTGGACATGTTCTGCCACTGGAGCTACCTGCTGGAGGGCGTGTTCGGGAGGAAGGTGGAGGCGGTGACGGCGCGGGCCGTCACGCACCTGCCCACCCGGTGGGACGAGCGCGGCGAGCCCTACGAGGCGACCGCGGACGACGCGGCGTACGCCGTCTTCGAGCTGGCCGACGGCCTGGTGGCGCAGGTCAACTCGTCGTGGGCGACCCGCGTGCACCGCGACGAGCTGGTGGAGTTCCAGGTGGACGGGACGCTCGGCAGCGCCGTCGCCGGCCTGCGCCGGTGCGTGGCGCAGCCCCGGGCGGTCACGCCGAAGCCGGTGTGGGACCCGGACGTGCCCAGCTCGATCGACTTCCGGTCGCAGTGGCAGGAGGTTCCCGACAACGGGGTGTTCGACAACGGGTTCCTCGTGCAGTGGGAGGAGTTCCTGCGGCACGTCGCCGGCGGCGCGCCGTTCGGCCACGACTTCCGGTCGGGCGCGCGCGGCGTGCGGCTGGCGGCGCTGGGCCTGGAGTCGTCGCGCACCGGTCGTCGGATCGAGGTGCCCGCGTGA
- a CDS encoding SDR family oxidoreductase: MGEQVFLVTGASRGIGAATARMASARGYRVVLAARAASSTARLAAELGGPDRAWSASCDVTRYEQVAGLVQRVEEEWGRLDVVFANAGASVVTSFTAEDGAPPAEWGDMVLTNVCGPAFTARAAMPALTRHGGHLVLTGSAAGRGVRPGSLYAATKWAVTGLAQAIRAECVGTGVRVTLVQPGLTDTGGIPASRAADPKLAPEDVARAVLYAVEQPPTVDVNEILVRPVGQDAHR; the protein is encoded by the coding sequence GTGGGCGAACAGGTGTTCCTCGTGACGGGGGCGAGTCGCGGCATCGGCGCGGCGACCGCCCGGATGGCCTCGGCACGCGGGTACCGGGTGGTGCTGGCCGCGCGGGCCGCGTCGTCGACCGCCCGGCTGGCCGCCGAACTGGGCGGACCCGACCGGGCGTGGTCGGCGTCGTGCGACGTGACCCGGTACGAGCAGGTCGCCGGGCTCGTCCAGCGGGTCGAGGAGGAGTGGGGCCGGCTCGACGTGGTGTTCGCCAACGCCGGCGCGAGCGTGGTCACCTCGTTCACCGCGGAGGACGGTGCGCCGCCCGCCGAGTGGGGCGACATGGTGCTGACGAACGTGTGCGGGCCCGCGTTCACCGCGCGCGCCGCGATGCCCGCGTTGACGAGGCACGGCGGTCACCTCGTGCTGACCGGTTCGGCGGCCGGGCGCGGCGTGCGGCCGGGGAGCCTCTACGCGGCGACGAAGTGGGCCGTGACGGGGCTGGCGCAGGCCATCCGCGCCGAGTGCGTCGGCACCGGTGTGCGCGTCACGCTCGTGCAGCCGGGTCTCACCGACACCGGCGGCATCCCGGCGTCGCGGGCGGCCGACCCGAAGCTGGCGCCGGAGGACGTGGCGCGGGCCGTGCTGTACGCGGTGGAGCAGCCGCCGACGGTCGACGTCAACGAGATCCTGGTGCGGCCGGTGGGGCAGGACGCCCACCGGTGA
- a CDS encoding sugar phosphate isomerase/epimerase family protein, whose translation MKLSLNQATVKRASVPEVVDVCARHGVEGVGLWREPVAEHGLARTADLVRSAGLTVSSLCRGGFFTGHDQRLDDNRRAIDEAAALGARCLVLVPGGLPDRDLPAARGRVAAALSVLAPHAESAGVRLAIEPVHPVFCADRGVVSTLAQALELAAPHAPGVVGVVVDALHVWWDPALEASVAAAAPRIASYQVCDWVTPLPADVLLGRGLPGDGHVDLVGLTGLVAAAGYDGFVEVEVFNEEVWARPADDVAADLVRRHATGWEPVVDGGHDRLPVSP comes from the coding sequence GTGAAGCTCTCGCTGAACCAGGCCACCGTGAAGCGGGCGTCCGTGCCCGAGGTGGTCGACGTGTGCGCGCGGCACGGCGTGGAGGGCGTCGGCCTGTGGCGGGAGCCGGTGGCGGAGCACGGGCTGGCGAGGACGGCGGACCTGGTCCGCTCGGCGGGGCTGACCGTGTCGTCGCTGTGCCGGGGCGGGTTCTTCACCGGTCACGACCAGCGCCTGGACGACAACCGGCGGGCGATCGACGAGGCGGCGGCGCTGGGCGCGCGGTGCCTGGTGCTGGTGCCCGGCGGGCTGCCCGACCGGGACCTGCCGGCGGCCCGGGGACGGGTGGCGGCAGCGCTGTCGGTGCTGGCGCCGCACGCCGAGTCCGCCGGTGTGCGGTTGGCGATCGAGCCCGTGCACCCGGTGTTCTGCGCCGACCGCGGCGTCGTGTCGACCCTGGCGCAGGCCCTGGAGCTGGCGGCCCCGCACGCGCCGGGGGTCGTGGGCGTCGTGGTGGACGCCCTGCACGTGTGGTGGGACCCGGCGCTGGAGGCGTCGGTGGCGGCGGCGGCCCCGAGGATCGCGTCCTACCAGGTGTGCGACTGGGTCACCCCGCTGCCCGCCGACGTGCTGCTGGGGCGGGGGTTGCCCGGTGACGGGCACGTGGACCTGGTGGGCCTGACCGGTCTGGTGGCGGCGGCCGGCTACGACGGGTTCGTCGAGGTGGAGGTGTTCAACGAGGAGGTGTGGGCGCGTCCCGCCGACGACGTGGCGGCGGACCTGGTGCGCCGGCACGCGACGGGGTGGGAGCCGGTCGTGGACGGCGGCCACGACCGACTTCCCGTCTCCCCCTGA
- a CDS encoding glycoside hydrolase family 19 protein produces MAAIAAVVVGAALTVVAANSAASAAACASAWSSSAVYTNGMTASHAGKNWRAQWWTQNETPGSAAVWADQGTCGGTTPPPTSCDHPNWVQGQWYTAGSIVRYTNGLYYIAEHDNPGYDPVISTWYWEPHTCGTNPPTTTTTTTTPPANGSFVVSESQFNTMFPGRNPFYTYAGLTAALNAYPGFAKTGSDTVRKQEAAAFLANANHETGGLVHVVEQNQANYPHYCDPGQPYGCPAGQAAYYGRGPIQLSWNFNYKAAGDALGLPLLTNPWLVQNDASVAWKTALWYWNTQNGPGTMTPHDAMVNQRGFGETIRSINGSLECGGRNPAQVQSRVDAYNRFVGILGVPAGNNLYC; encoded by the coding sequence GTGGCGGCGATCGCCGCTGTCGTGGTCGGGGCGGCACTGACGGTCGTCGCGGCCAACTCCGCCGCTTCCGCCGCGGCGTGCGCGTCCGCGTGGAGCTCGTCAGCCGTCTACACCAACGGCATGACGGCCTCCCACGCCGGCAAGAACTGGCGTGCCCAGTGGTGGACCCAGAACGAGACCCCCGGCTCCGCCGCGGTCTGGGCCGACCAGGGCACCTGCGGTGGCACCACGCCCCCGCCCACCTCCTGCGACCACCCGAACTGGGTGCAGGGCCAGTGGTACACCGCGGGCAGCATCGTCAGGTACACCAACGGCCTCTACTACATCGCCGAGCACGACAACCCGGGCTACGACCCGGTCATCAGCACCTGGTACTGGGAGCCGCACACCTGCGGCACGAACCCGCCGACCACCACCACCACCACCACCACCCCGCCGGCGAACGGCAGCTTCGTGGTGAGCGAGAGCCAGTTCAACACGATGTTCCCGGGCCGGAACCCCTTCTACACCTACGCCGGCCTCACCGCGGCGCTGAACGCGTACCCGGGCTTCGCCAAGACGGGCAGCGACACGGTCCGCAAGCAGGAGGCGGCGGCCTTCCTGGCCAACGCCAACCACGAGACCGGCGGCCTGGTGCACGTCGTCGAGCAGAACCAGGCGAACTACCCGCACTACTGCGACCCGGGCCAGCCCTACGGCTGCCCCGCCGGTCAGGCGGCCTACTACGGCCGCGGTCCCATCCAGCTCAGCTGGAACTTCAACTACAAGGCGGCGGGCGACGCGCTCGGCCTCCCGCTGCTGACCAACCCGTGGCTCGTGCAGAACGACGCCTCGGTCGCCTGGAAGACGGCCCTCTGGTACTGGAACACCCAGAACGGCCCGGGCACCATGACCCCGCACGACGCGATGGTCAACCAGCGCGGCTTCGGCGAGACGATCCGCAGCATCAACGGGTCGCTGGAGTGCGGCGGGCGCAACCCGGCGCAGGTCCAGAGCCGGGTCGACGCCTACAACCGGTTCGTCGGCATCCTCGGCGTGCCGGCGGGCAACAACCTGTACTGCTGA